TGATGTGGCCATGGATGGGCCTAAGATCAAGTGCATCGTGCTGGCGGATGGCGACCGAGTCCCGGCCGATGCGTTCGTGGAGGCCACTGGAACCGCCGGCCCTCAGGGAAACTGCGTTCGAGTAAGCGGCGGGTGCGTGATGTGCATACTCCGCTGCCCCACTTTCGGGCCCAGAGTGAGCGTAGCCAGCAAGGCCGGGGTGTCCGAGGTATCAGGAAGCCTGTTTGAGGCTGTGAGCGGCTCTTGCAAACTGCAGAAGAAATCGCTCTCGGCGTGGCTAGTTCGGCAGCTCGAAGAACGCGGAGTGCTCGTAATACCCGTCCCTCGGTACGTAATACGGACAGACAAGACCACACGCAAGGCGTGTCAGCAGTATGCGCTTCCCGAATACTACGAGAATATCATCCTCCTGGATACCGGGCACGCGAAGCTCATGGCGCCGTTCTTCCCACTCGAGCAGCTCCGACTGATCCCAGGGTTCGAATCCGCCCTTTTCGACGATCCCTACGCAGGCGGACGAGGAAACTCCGTGCGATACACGGTGATCACCCCTCACGACTGCGCCCTCAAGGCAACAGGGGTGGATAACCTGTTCTGCGCAGGTGAGAAAGTGGGCCTCCTGGTGGGACACACGGAGGCGATATGCACCGGAACCCTCGCCGGGCACAACGCTGTGCGACGTGCTGCAGGGCGTGAGCTTTTGGCGCTTCCCACATCCCTCGCATGCGGCGACATAATCGCCTTCATAGATGAATCGTTGAAGACGCCAGCCGGGTTCGGCGATAAGTACACATTCGCCGGAGGGGTCTACTTCAACCGTATGTACGAAAACGGCCTATACACCACGGATCTCCGCCGAATCAGCGACAGGGTGCGCGCTGCAGGAATGGAGGGCGTGTTCCAGCAGAAGATCACATAGGGCGCGGCGCCAAGATATTCGACACCCACGAGGCCGCAGTCGCCAGCTCCAGGGACGAGTAGGTGAGCTGCGAATCTGTCTGCATTCAGCTCGTCAGGCTGCCTATCGGAGAACTGCACGGCCGTGCACACTCGGCCAGTCATTCCCTCACTGAATCTCAAGTGGTGCAGCTCATGTGCAGCTGTGA
This genomic interval from Clostridia bacterium contains the following:
- a CDS encoding FAD-dependent oxidoreductase, whose translation is MARTVAVVGGGWAGCAAAVAAAQAGAEVILIERTNLLLGTGLVGGIMNNNGRFTAARELSAMGGGYLFDVIDQVTIHRRVDFPGHNHASLYDVTRVESEVRTALSDLNIHIMLESRAVDVAMDGPKIKCIVLADGDRVPADAFVEATGTAGPQGNCVRVSGGCVMCILRCPTFGPRVSVASKAGVSEVSGSLFEAVSGSCKLQKKSLSAWLVRQLEERGVLVIPVPRYVIRTDKTTRKACQQYALPEYYENIILLDTGHAKLMAPFFPLEQLRLIPGFESALFDDPYAGGRGNSVRYTVITPHDCALKATGVDNLFCAGEKVGLLVGHTEAICTGTLAGHNAVRRAAGRELLALPTSLACGDIIAFIDESLKTPAGFGDKYTFAGGVYFNRMYENGLYTTDLRRISDRVRAAGMEGVFQQKIT